The proteins below come from a single Gimesia alba genomic window:
- a CDS encoding FG-GAP repeat domain-containing protein, producing MFNGLRKADRVLCFFALVALVVGGNGKPACADEKVNLAEFYGFKPLELFKLSSRSSNMLAEDINGDHLNDLILIDNSNSRIDILQQRTDKDQEANDDSNQGINFIPNDARLKHVKVPVDVSVSALTVGDFNGDGRNDLAYLALPDRLIIRYQSEKGDWSKRKRIRLADLQPTQWTIAAGDLNFDQKDDLIVLGKNHTYEILQNTQGELNTPQSILNTSPKLGLAAIADLDGDGRNDFTYATRDGKNQVLCARLQKQDGKLGPEIRFELSNPRSVTLSNLDGKPGSEIMTIDSQTGRLKVQQLENAQNQNGDLSKRLTLYGFGEAGSGRNRGFGVGDINGDGLSDVVVSDPETAQMLVYLQTKDRGLDLGQTYPGLLGVEQLRIEDVNGDGRGEVFVLSEREKIIGVSSLDKQRLSFPQILPIKGEPLAFELADLDGNQTPELIYAAKVVNKGSYSYKLQALRLGSDGKWSEYQFPSNPPSLDAPKSLVKLDANGDGIYELMAFYGLSRSPKMVSLLPRQTPKLIEPSGGINLDEIKPESIFIGGKKRDWVLTAQNNFARRLRLNSTNQWQVVDQFNAPESKARVVGAVNIDLDGEPGDEIVLVDLGVEKLRILRKESNVYRPWKEVEIGEFPFISAHVADLNGDQRPDLLLFGRGQFGILYSGQTPPTLKEVASFESKLPQAYFTDSVAGDLNGDGRSDLVILDTRTHHVEILNLGAKQDLKHALNFKVFEEKTFSRSNRAGVNPREAVIADLTGDNRKDLILLCHDRVLLYPQDDGKD from the coding sequence ATGTTTAACGGCTTACGAAAAGCAGACCGGGTTTTATGCTTCTTTGCGTTAGTGGCTTTAGTGGTCGGAGGAAACGGGAAGCCGGCTTGCGCTGACGAAAAAGTCAATCTGGCTGAATTCTACGGATTCAAGCCACTCGAACTCTTCAAATTATCCAGTCGCTCTTCCAACATGCTGGCGGAAGATATCAACGGGGATCATCTGAATGACCTGATTCTGATCGACAACAGTAACAGTCGCATTGATATCTTGCAGCAACGAACCGACAAAGATCAGGAAGCGAATGACGATTCCAATCAAGGCATCAACTTCATTCCCAATGATGCTCGGTTGAAACATGTGAAGGTACCCGTTGATGTTTCTGTCTCTGCTTTGACCGTGGGGGACTTCAACGGCGATGGCCGCAACGATCTGGCTTATCTGGCATTGCCGGATCGATTGATTATTCGCTATCAGTCTGAAAAGGGAGACTGGTCAAAACGCAAACGGATTCGACTGGCCGACTTGCAGCCCACGCAGTGGACGATTGCGGCCGGAGATCTGAATTTCGACCAGAAAGACGATTTAATTGTTCTGGGGAAAAATCATACCTATGAAATTCTGCAGAACACGCAAGGGGAGTTAAATACGCCGCAATCAATTCTGAATACGTCTCCCAAGCTGGGCCTTGCTGCGATTGCCGATCTGGACGGCGATGGTCGCAACGATTTTACCTACGCGACCCGTGATGGGAAAAACCAGGTTTTGTGTGCCCGTTTGCAAAAACAGGATGGAAAACTGGGGCCGGAAATTCGGTTTGAGCTTTCTAACCCGCGTTCGGTCACACTCTCCAATCTCGATGGCAAACCGGGTTCGGAAATCATGACCATTGATTCACAAACCGGGCGTCTCAAAGTTCAGCAGCTGGAAAACGCACAGAATCAAAACGGAGATCTCTCCAAACGACTGACTCTGTACGGATTCGGCGAAGCAGGATCAGGTCGCAATCGTGGTTTTGGTGTGGGAGATATCAACGGTGATGGATTAAGCGATGTCGTTGTCTCTGACCCGGAAACCGCGCAAATGCTGGTTTATCTGCAAACGAAAGATCGCGGCCTCGATCTCGGGCAGACCTACCCCGGTCTGCTGGGCGTGGAGCAGTTACGCATTGAAGATGTGAACGGCGACGGACGGGGCGAAGTCTTTGTCTTGAGCGAACGCGAAAAGATTATCGGCGTCAGTTCATTAGACAAACAGCGTTTGTCGTTTCCTCAAATTCTACCCATTAAAGGCGAGCCATTGGCGTTTGAACTGGCTGACCTGGATGGAAATCAGACACCCGAATTGATTTATGCCGCCAAAGTCGTCAACAAAGGAAGCTATAGTTATAAGTTGCAGGCACTCCGTCTGGGCAGTGATGGGAAGTGGAGCGAATATCAGTTTCCAAGCAATCCTCCCAGCCTGGATGCGCCCAAATCATTAGTCAAGCTCGACGCCAATGGAGACGGCATTTATGAACTCATGGCATTTTACGGACTGTCCCGATCACCCAAAATGGTCTCGTTACTTCCAAGGCAAACTCCCAAATTGATTGAGCCTTCCGGGGGAATCAACTTGGATGAAATCAAACCCGAATCCATTTTCATTGGCGGCAAAAAACGGGACTGGGTTCTGACCGCGCAGAATAACTTCGCCCGCCGACTGAGGTTGAACTCCACCAATCAATGGCAGGTTGTCGATCAGTTCAATGCCCCTGAAAGCAAAGCCCGCGTCGTCGGTGCAGTGAACATTGACCTTGATGGCGAACCAGGCGATGAAATTGTACTGGTCGACCTGGGGGTTGAGAAACTCCGCATTTTGCGGAAAGAGTCCAATGTTTATCGTCCTTGGAAAGAAGTGGAAATTGGCGAGTTTCCCTTTATTTCTGCCCACGTCGCCGACTTGAACGGCGATCAGCGGCCCGACCTGTTATTGTTCGGACGGGGACAATTCGGGATTCTCTACTCCGGTCAGACTCCACCCACATTGAAGGAAGTGGCTTCCTTTGAATCAAAATTGCCGCAAGCCTACTTTACCGATTCGGTGGCAGGCGATCTGAACGGCGATGGTCGGTCTGACCTGGTGATCCTCGACACACGCACTCATCATGTCGAAATTCTCAACTTGGGCGCGAAACAGGACCTGAAGCATGCGTTAAACTTCAAAGTCTTTGAAGAGAAAACTTTTTCCCGTTCCAACCGGGCCGGTGTCAATCCGCGGGAAGCCGTGATCGCCGATCTGACCGGTGATAATCGCAAGGATCTGATCCTTTTGTGCCACGACCGTGTTTTACTTTACCCTCAGGATGATGGGAAAGATTAA
- the sppA gene encoding signal peptide peptidase SppA → MSMPFLKNRWLLFALVLGCSLCFMLTSASAAEEKDKPTRENWAHIIIKGSYPEGPQMPGLFGDVTESLSKVTGRLEKAAEDQSLTGVILHLKGTQLGWAKINELREAIFKVRKGKKKVYAWIESGMTKDYLIATACDQIVMPESATLILLGMRAEVSFYKNLFDWLDVKPDVLRVGEYKSAAEPYTRTDMSPAFREEMEALLDDYYRQIKAMISKSRGITAEQVEAAINAGPYMAADAKQKGLVDHIAYEDQLPKLITGGKAKTEVRIIKKYAKKRADTDFSGIAGLIKLMDLLAGIDSSQRIGSGPRIAVIYATGAIMSGSSSQGGLLGVNVLGSDTFIKAVEKAAKDDQVKAIVLRVDSPGGSALASDLMWRSLQEAGKPIVVSMGDVAASGGYYISMGANHIFAEPGTLTGSIGVVGGKLAVEGLYNKIGITTSVISRGKNSGTFSPMTGFTESERAAVTKLLYAVYKQFTEKAAEGRKMEYTALEKLARGRVYTGAMALNNGLVDQLGTLDDAIEHARQLGKIPKGEKFEKLILPRPTSPFEQIFGPIDAQAGQAQQMTRMLNLLSPELSQQLKQLDLINLLAREKTLTLMPFQIRVN, encoded by the coding sequence ATGTCGATGCCGTTTCTGAAAAATCGATGGTTACTATTCGCTCTGGTTTTGGGGTGCAGTCTCTGTTTTATGCTGACATCTGCTTCAGCTGCAGAAGAAAAAGACAAGCCCACGCGGGAAAACTGGGCACACATTATCATTAAGGGTTCTTATCCCGAAGGCCCACAGATGCCGGGGTTGTTTGGTGATGTGACCGAGTCGCTTTCCAAGGTGACCGGGCGACTGGAAAAAGCAGCCGAGGATCAATCCCTGACGGGAGTAATCCTGCATTTGAAGGGAACTCAGCTGGGCTGGGCGAAAATCAACGAACTGCGCGAAGCCATTTTCAAAGTCCGTAAAGGCAAGAAAAAAGTGTATGCCTGGATTGAGTCGGGCATGACGAAAGATTATCTGATCGCGACCGCCTGCGATCAGATCGTGATGCCAGAGTCGGCCACGCTGATTCTGCTGGGGATGCGCGCCGAGGTCAGCTTCTATAAAAATTTATTCGACTGGCTGGATGTCAAGCCGGACGTATTGCGGGTCGGCGAATACAAGTCGGCAGCCGAGCCTTACACGCGAACGGATATGAGCCCTGCATTTCGTGAAGAAATGGAAGCGCTGCTGGATGACTATTATCGTCAGATCAAAGCAATGATTTCCAAATCCAGGGGCATCACGGCAGAGCAGGTGGAAGCCGCGATCAACGCTGGACCCTACATGGCCGCGGATGCCAAACAGAAAGGGCTTGTCGATCATATTGCCTATGAAGATCAGCTACCCAAACTGATCACCGGAGGCAAAGCCAAGACCGAAGTCCGGATCATCAAGAAATATGCGAAAAAGCGAGCGGATACCGATTTCTCAGGGATCGCCGGCCTGATTAAATTGATGGATTTGTTAGCCGGCATCGATTCCTCACAACGCATTGGTTCAGGACCACGGATTGCCGTGATTTATGCAACCGGGGCAATTATGTCTGGTTCCAGTTCACAAGGCGGACTTCTGGGTGTGAATGTACTGGGCTCTGATACCTTCATCAAAGCTGTTGAAAAAGCAGCTAAAGATGATCAGGTCAAAGCCATTGTCCTGCGGGTCGACAGTCCGGGGGGAAGTGCGCTCGCCAGTGATTTAATGTGGCGTTCGCTGCAAGAAGCAGGCAAGCCAATCGTGGTCAGCATGGGCGATGTCGCTGCCAGCGGAGGCTATTACATTTCCATGGGCGCGAATCACATCTTTGCAGAGCCTGGCACGTTGACCGGATCGATTGGTGTGGTAGGCGGGAAACTGGCTGTAGAAGGTCTGTATAACAAAATTGGAATTACCACCAGCGTGATTTCACGCGGCAAAAACAGCGGGACCTTCAGCCCCATGACTGGCTTTACGGAATCAGAACGTGCCGCTGTGACCAAGCTGCTGTATGCCGTCTATAAACAGTTTACGGAAAAAGCGGCTGAGGGACGAAAAATGGAGTACACCGCCCTGGAAAAACTGGCCCGGGGCCGCGTTTATACAGGAGCGATGGCGCTCAATAATGGATTAGTGGATCAACTGGGAACGCTGGACGATGCCATCGAGCACGCGCGCCAGCTCGGTAAGATTCCGAAAGGTGAGAAATTTGAAAAATTAATTCTTCCCCGGCCGACCAGTCCGTTTGAGCAGATTTTTGGCCCCATTGATGCACAGGCCGGGCAGGCTCAGCAAATGACGCGCATGCTCAATCTGCTCTCTCCCGAATTATCACAGCAGTTGAAACAACTGGATCTGATCAACTTGCTGGCTCGGGAAAAAACGCTGACGCTGATGCCATTTCAGATTCGTGTGAACTAG
- a CDS encoding pyridoxal phosphate-dependent aminotransferase has translation MSMQLSSTVQKLKPSATIAAAAKAKELKNTGVKVYEFTLGEPDFNTPAHICEAAKAAMDNGQTHYTPAAGTPEVKQAICDAYQRDYGLSYQPNQVVVSNGAKHSIHNVLTALCGPGDEVIIPTPYWVSYSALVELTGATPVMVETTEESGFCMSAEQFAQAITPKTKLMMLNNPCNPTGAAYPVEALEALARVAVEKDVAVLSDEIYEKLIYEGSEFRSFASFGPDVAERTIIVSGVSKAYAMTGWRIGWTIAPAELTAAMTKLQSQETSNPCSISQAATIAALSGPQESVAEMLEAFKERRSYVRERLRKFPDISFAEPGGAFYAFFNVSAHFNKPLGGGKVVKDSSEFCTALLEEAHVALVTGDAFGAPGYVRLSFATDLKTLEEGLNRIEQFLSPA, from the coding sequence ATGTCGATGCAGCTCTCCTCTACTGTCCAGAAACTAAAACCCTCTGCCACAATCGCAGCTGCTGCAAAAGCGAAAGAATTAAAAAACACGGGCGTCAAAGTCTACGAGTTCACGCTGGGCGAGCCGGATTTCAATACTCCTGCTCATATCTGTGAGGCTGCCAAAGCAGCGATGGATAATGGCCAGACCCATTACACTCCCGCCGCGGGAACTCCGGAAGTCAAACAGGCGATCTGCGATGCCTATCAGCGCGATTATGGTTTAAGCTACCAGCCGAATCAGGTGGTGGTTTCCAATGGCGCCAAACACTCGATTCATAATGTGTTGACTGCACTGTGTGGTCCCGGCGATGAAGTGATTATTCCGACGCCTTACTGGGTCAGTTACAGTGCTCTGGTGGAATTAACGGGGGCAACTCCGGTGATGGTCGAAACGACCGAAGAGAGCGGCTTCTGCATGAGTGCCGAACAGTTTGCCCAGGCGATTACTCCCAAAACGAAACTGATGATGCTCAACAATCCCTGTAACCCGACCGGAGCCGCTTATCCGGTGGAAGCACTCGAAGCGCTGGCGCGGGTCGCGGTGGAAAAAGATGTCGCCGTACTCTCCGATGAGATCTATGAAAAACTGATTTATGAAGGTTCCGAATTTCGCAGCTTTGCTTCCTTCGGACCAGACGTCGCCGAGCGCACGATTATCGTCAGCGGCGTCAGTAAAGCCTACGCGATGACCGGCTGGCGGATTGGCTGGACGATTGCTCCAGCAGAACTGACGGCGGCGATGACCAAACTGCAGAGTCAGGAAACCTCGAATCCCTGCAGCATCAGTCAGGCAGCGACGATTGCCGCTTTAAGTGGACCGCAGGAAAGTGTGGCGGAAATGCTGGAAGCCTTCAAAGAACGCCGGAGCTATGTTCGGGAACGCTTACGAAAGTTCCCGGACATCAGTTTTGCGGAACCAGGGGGCGCGTTTTATGCGTTTTTCAACGTGAGTGCTCACTTCAACAAACCGCTGGGTGGCGGCAAAGTAGTGAAAGACTCCAGTGAATTCTGTACCGCACTGTTGGAAGAAGCCCATGTCGCGTTAGTCACCGGTGACGCTTTTGGTGCTCCCGGTTATGTACGACTTTCGTTTGCCACCGATCTCAAAACTCTGGAAGAGGGGCTGAATCGGATTGAACAGTTTCTGTCGCCCGCTTAA
- a CDS encoding right-handed parallel beta-helix repeat-containing protein has product MNKLCVSLACCLLASQYVLAFASAEPEQTGDNQSEGHATLGEQEGSAIVGSVSSGVFRHDFIPDNTVQRNDVPGFTTMKDVSYQDNLQGYAPYKYPDPRTMVVNEYIDNGAGYQPLGPQEFRTIYRLDKGIGGGIGYDDGYTNLGALVPFTINPEQSMLFLDLRAMVTDQGAGGVNLGAGWRAYSETVDKIFTIAGWYDYDDGHYQDYHQIGLSAEVIGQYLTSRINGYFPINNGEIVISNNLTGGAYFQSNNIYLNRARISESSYGGVDAEIGGPLPVLGKFGIDAFVGGYYYNSDHGKSAAGAKFRAEANINDWWQMSVSYAKDSVFGSNAWMNVTLSIPEGRSDKWMRPKTLQQRMYQPMNRNYRIVANTKTEINSELAINPDDGMPYIVAHIDPDFGAAGNGTYETPFGSVAAYNASPPVATTDIIFVQDGNEMNLDGGITLLDNGGGIGGVTGQRLLSEAVTHTFDVLQMGTVSTLTLPGYNPAASRPTLTNTAGGNVVTGQGGAWEVSGFNISGTTAALPYNTGIFSAGTRGFNINRNSFVLYNRGVDVTNTANGIGIVTDNTFSGDGANSLHGARITQNTGTLELAFQNNTATNNLGVVPPGTGTGFEIIANAGTTIDGVGTAADGTTTLGITGNTANANGTGMILTENGGTIDTDFSNNTFNNNINPNTGLHVNSNGGTITFRSFDTITATGNTGIGIAFDATGGGTISAVTEDMNGNGVIDPGEDMNGNGVLDLGLTTINASNNTTDGFVATADGAGSTINLSIGSVNATTNLFNSNGQNGISLNTLNTGTIGGQIVNNTATGNGQDGFANTLTTGTIDLTTIASPSVSNNTFTGNTRHGMSITNNNGGAFTTALISTNDFSNNTEAGLFIGGSAMGGTNTAVNTLGSIDLNNFNRETLGTSGILFGSSDVRTTASITRNTFVGRAPALPGDDGASFGVGGTVDGTTTVGGNGGVTLAFGSLAAVDNSLVNTFTNNGDAHIGLLLIGNTTNQVDIDQHDFDTTFDTTLSSEFTGEGVGFIVRDTATLTNSTIQRSIIQNSAASGLLMTVTGNNLGDFGTIDNITIGGSTTDFGNLFTNNTGNGLEMARTSDGVMTNIDITYNTFTTNTLNGIDLTASAANKTDTYTVNNNTVTDNGLSGVDLRVESDAVLSANMDSNVITGNDLHGIMTTELTNSVFDTRGITGAWTRNYIAENTGDGIHLEGATDNLVIGDAADSSLGNMIVNNGVDGIAVEDAGTLTIARNYIAENAAVGIDLDLLGYNNTTISNNDITRNGGDGIEFMNVLSGSFDLSITGNVIDFNGGRGFDVLARPGLGGTSSSIDIAFDDNIVNENRLEGVYVVYTASLTQNQTDPSTDPLAADGSLFQDVYLRMDMDNNQIIDNGRDSGFGTTGLVVRVGTTRSFNSTTAPGGFASDGVGNFVTSGVIMSVTNSTLTGNLGDDVFFESFVSTDNPAATAGTWGNTTDPTAITTIQSDALARLDLTWQTNTIISSDVNNTGAFYNNADTFKSRLNNVASPGPFTSTTRRRNAQRLAARIANLNAPGAGTFLYSGTGESTFRVSGDTGIFILDTNPFVTTPNDANGVFLPGTIVGELPFGWGEF; this is encoded by the coding sequence ATGAACAAATTATGTGTCAGCCTGGCCTGCTGTTTATTAGCATCTCAGTACGTACTGGCGTTCGCGTCTGCAGAGCCGGAACAAACTGGGGACAATCAATCCGAAGGACACGCTACTCTAGGCGAACAAGAAGGTTCCGCCATTGTAGGCAGTGTTTCTTCTGGCGTGTTCAGGCACGATTTTATTCCTGATAACACAGTCCAGAGAAATGATGTTCCCGGTTTTACGACGATGAAAGATGTCAGCTATCAGGATAATTTGCAAGGATATGCTCCTTACAAATATCCTGATCCGCGAACCATGGTCGTGAATGAGTACATCGACAATGGGGCTGGATACCAACCTCTGGGACCACAAGAGTTCCGCACCATCTACCGTCTGGATAAAGGCATTGGTGGCGGAATTGGTTATGATGACGGGTATACGAATCTCGGAGCTTTAGTTCCCTTTACCATTAACCCGGAACAAAGCATGCTCTTTCTCGATTTAAGAGCAATGGTGACCGATCAGGGAGCCGGTGGTGTCAACCTGGGAGCTGGTTGGCGTGCATATAGCGAAACCGTAGATAAAATCTTCACCATCGCAGGCTGGTACGATTATGACGACGGACATTATCAGGATTATCATCAGATCGGTCTGAGTGCGGAAGTGATCGGTCAATACCTCACATCGCGTATCAATGGATACTTCCCGATCAATAACGGTGAAATTGTCATTTCGAATAATCTGACGGGAGGCGCTTACTTTCAGTCAAATAATATTTACCTGAACCGGGCTCGGATATCAGAATCCTCCTATGGCGGTGTTGATGCTGAAATCGGTGGTCCGCTTCCTGTTTTAGGGAAATTCGGAATCGATGCTTTTGTTGGCGGTTATTATTATAACTCTGACCACGGCAAGAGTGCAGCAGGGGCCAAGTTCCGTGCAGAAGCCAATATTAATGACTGGTGGCAGATGAGTGTCAGCTATGCCAAGGATTCGGTCTTTGGATCGAACGCCTGGATGAATGTGACACTCTCAATTCCTGAGGGTAGATCTGATAAGTGGATGCGTCCCAAAACGCTGCAACAGCGTATGTATCAACCAATGAATCGTAATTACCGTATTGTTGCGAATACCAAAACAGAAATTAATTCGGAATTGGCGATCAACCCAGATGACGGCATGCCTTATATTGTGGCTCATATCGATCCTGACTTTGGGGCTGCCGGAAATGGTACGTACGAAACACCATTTGGTTCAGTCGCCGCTTATAATGCCTCTCCTCCAGTGGCGACAACGGATATTATCTTCGTGCAGGATGGTAACGAAATGAATCTGGACGGCGGGATTACATTACTTGACAATGGTGGTGGCATCGGTGGTGTCACAGGCCAACGATTGTTGAGTGAAGCTGTTACACATACCTTCGATGTGCTTCAAATGGGAACGGTATCAACACTCACTCTACCTGGATATAATCCAGCAGCCAGCCGTCCTACTTTGACAAACACCGCGGGCGGAAATGTGGTTACCGGTCAAGGTGGTGCGTGGGAAGTTTCCGGTTTCAACATCAGTGGAACCACGGCAGCACTCCCGTATAACACCGGCATCTTCTCAGCAGGAACACGCGGGTTCAATATCAATCGTAACTCGTTCGTGCTCTATAATCGTGGTGTTGATGTCACCAATACTGCTAACGGCATCGGTATCGTCACCGATAACACGTTCTCAGGAGATGGGGCCAACTCTCTACATGGTGCCCGTATCACACAGAATACAGGCACACTTGAGCTGGCGTTCCAAAACAACACGGCAACAAACAATCTGGGCGTCGTTCCTCCGGGAACAGGAACCGGCTTTGAAATCATTGCCAACGCAGGAACGACCATCGATGGGGTGGGAACCGCCGCCGATGGTACTACGACACTGGGAATCACCGGAAATACAGCTAATGCAAACGGTACCGGGATGATTCTGACCGAGAATGGGGGAACGATTGATACGGACTTCTCCAATAATACATTCAATAATAATATCAATCCGAATACTGGTCTGCATGTCAATTCGAACGGTGGGACAATCACATTCCGGTCCTTTGACACGATCACAGCAACTGGCAACACCGGCATCGGTATTGCCTTTGATGCGACCGGCGGCGGTACCATCTCGGCTGTCACGGAAGATATGAATGGAAATGGGGTGATTGATCCCGGCGAAGATATGAACGGAAACGGCGTTCTCGATCTGGGACTGACAACCATCAATGCCAGCAACAACACCACAGATGGTTTTGTGGCCACGGCCGATGGTGCAGGGTCTACCATCAATCTGAGTATCGGTAGCGTAAATGCGACTACCAACCTCTTTAACAGTAATGGTCAGAACGGGATTAGCCTGAATACACTCAATACAGGTACTATCGGTGGTCAGATTGTCAACAATACTGCCACCGGTAACGGACAGGATGGCTTTGCAAATACCTTAACGACGGGAACAATCGATCTGACGACCATCGCTTCGCCTTCGGTTTCCAATAATACCTTCACCGGGAATACCCGACACGGTATGAGTATTACCAATAACAACGGCGGTGCTTTTACGACGGCACTGATTTCCACCAATGATTTCAGTAACAATACCGAAGCCGGACTGTTCATTGGTGGGTCTGCGATGGGTGGCACTAACACTGCGGTCAATACCCTGGGTAGCATCGATTTGAACAACTTTAATCGGGAGACACTCGGGACTTCGGGTATCCTGTTTGGATCCAGCGACGTCAGAACAACGGCCAGTATCACACGCAATACTTTCGTGGGACGTGCTCCCGCCTTGCCCGGTGATGATGGAGCCAGCTTCGGTGTCGGCGGTACTGTCGACGGTACCACTACCGTGGGCGGCAATGGCGGTGTCACTCTGGCCTTTGGAAGTCTGGCTGCCGTCGATAATTCACTCGTCAACACTTTCACGAATAACGGTGATGCCCACATCGGTCTGCTGTTAATCGGTAACACAACCAACCAGGTTGACATCGATCAACACGACTTTGATACCACTTTTGATACCACTCTCAGCAGTGAGTTTACTGGTGAAGGCGTCGGGTTTATCGTGCGGGATACAGCCACTTTGACTAACAGCACCATTCAGCGGAGTATCATCCAGAACAGTGCTGCATCCGGTCTGTTGATGACCGTCACAGGAAATAACTTGGGTGATTTTGGTACAATAGACAATATTACAATTGGGGGCAGCACAACGGATTTCGGAAACCTGTTTACCAATAACACAGGCAACGGTCTTGAAATGGCCCGAACCTCGGATGGTGTCATGACCAATATCGACATCACCTACAACACCTTCACTACCAACACGCTGAATGGTATCGACCTGACTGCCTCTGCAGCCAACAAGACCGATACTTATACCGTCAACAACAACACAGTTACCGATAACGGTCTCTCTGGTGTCGATCTCCGTGTTGAATCAGATGCAGTGCTGTCAGCCAATATGGACAGCAATGTGATTACCGGAAACGATCTCCATGGTATTATGACAACCGAGCTAACCAACTCCGTTTTTGATACACGGGGTATCACCGGGGCCTGGACTCGTAACTACATTGCGGAAAACACCGGTGACGGTATTCACCTTGAAGGGGCGACCGATAATCTGGTCATCGGGGATGCGGCAGACTCCTCGCTGGGTAACATGATCGTGAACAACGGAGTCGACGGTATCGCTGTCGAAGACGCTGGAACACTCACGATCGCCCGCAACTACATCGCAGAAAACGCTGCCGTCGGTATCGACCTGGATCTGCTCGGGTATAATAACACGACCATTTCCAACAACGATATTACCCGCAACGGCGGAGATGGTATCGAATTCATGAATGTGCTCTCAGGGAGCTTCGATCTCAGTATTACCGGCAACGTAATCGACTTCAACGGAGGTCGCGGTTTCGATGTCCTGGCTCGACCGGGTCTGGGGGGAACTTCCTCTTCAATCGACATTGCGTTTGACGACAATATCGTGAACGAAAACCGCCTGGAAGGTGTGTATGTGGTCTACACCGCTTCACTCACTCAAAACCAGACCGATCCTTCTACAGATCCTCTAGCAGCAGACGGAAGTCTGTTCCAGGATGTTTACCTGAGAATGGATATGGATAACAACCAGATCATCGACAACGGTCGTGACAGTGGCTTTGGTACCACTGGTCTGGTGGTTCGTGTTGGTACCACTCGATCCTTTAACAGCACGACTGCTCCAGGCGGATTTGCTAGTGACGGTGTGGGGAACTTCGTTACCTCTGGTGTGATCATGTCGGTTACCAACTCGACTTTAACGGGTAACTTGGGAGACGATGTCTTCTTCGAATCATTTGTCTCCACGGATAATCCGGCTGCGACAGCAGGGACATGGGGTAATACCACCGATCCGACGGCCATCACTACCATTCAGAGCGATGCACTGGCTCGTTTGGATTTGACCTGGCAGACCAATACAATTATATCATCTGATGTAAACAATACTGGTGCGTTCTACAACAATGCTGATACCTTCAAATCGCGTTTGAACAACGTTGCCAGCCCGGGACCGTTCACCTCTACTACAAGACGTCGTAACGCTCAACGTCTGGCTGCTCGTATTGCTAACCTGAATGCTCCTGGTGCAGGGACCTTCCTTTACTCCGGTACAGGAGAAAGTACCTTCCGTGTCTCAGGGGACACCGGTATCTTCATTCTGGACACCAATCCATTCGTAACCACACCTAACGATGCGAATGGTGTCTTCCTGCCGGGAACAATTGTTGGCGAACTGCCCTTCGGTTGGGGGGAATTCTGA